From a region of the Nonomuraea helvata genome:
- a CDS encoding TrkA family potassium uptake protein, with the protein MRVAIAGAGAVGRSIAAELLENGHEVLLIDIDPRAIKIDSVPRAEWLLADACEIASLDEAGLNNCHVVVASSGDDKVNLVVSLLAKTEYGVPRVVARINHPNNEWLFNESWGVDVAVSTPRLLSALVEEAVSVGDLVRLMTFRQGQANLVELTLAEDAPVVGQRAGSVPWPVDAALVAILREGRVLVPTADDPLEAGDELLFVANQEVEQELAHLLSQH; encoded by the coding sequence ATGCGCGTCGCCATCGCCGGCGCAGGCGCCGTCGGCCGCTCCATCGCCGCCGAGCTCCTGGAGAACGGCCACGAGGTCCTGCTCATCGACATCGACCCCCGAGCCATCAAGATCGACAGCGTGCCGCGCGCCGAGTGGCTGCTCGCCGACGCCTGCGAGATCGCCTCCCTGGACGAGGCCGGGCTCAACAACTGCCACGTCGTGGTCGCCTCCTCCGGCGACGACAAGGTCAACCTGGTCGTCTCCCTGCTGGCCAAGACCGAGTACGGCGTGCCGCGCGTGGTGGCCCGCATCAACCACCCCAACAACGAGTGGCTCTTCAACGAGTCGTGGGGCGTGGACGTGGCCGTCTCCACCCCGCGCCTGCTGAGCGCGCTGGTGGAGGAGGCGGTCAGCGTCGGCGACCTCGTCCGCCTGATGACCTTCCGCCAGGGCCAGGCCAACCTGGTGGAGCTCACGCTGGCGGAGGACGCGCCGGTCGTGGGCCAGCGAGCGGGCTCCGTCCCCTGGCCGGTGGACGCCGCCCTGGTGGCGATCCTCAGGGAGGGCCGGGTCCTGGTACCGACGGCGGACGACCCGCTGGAGGCGGGGGACGAACTGCTGTTCGTGGCCAATCAGGAGGTCGAGCAGGAACTCGCCCACCTCCTCTCCCAGCACTAG
- a CDS encoding TrkA family potassium uptake protein gives MHIVIMGCGRVGSTLAHILEDSGHSVAIIDRDPQAFRRLRAGFRGRRVTGIGFDRDVLTEAGIESAAAYVAVSSGDNSNIISARVARETFGVDNVVARIYDPRRAEVYQRLGIPTVATVRWTADQIMRRILPEGAEPLWRDPTGTVILAEVTAHSDWIGTRVVDLESRVRTRVAFINRMGEALTITDDSVVQEGDVLHVIAAENDMDRVNKVLAAAPEEEE, from the coding sequence ATGCATATAGTGATCATGGGGTGTGGCCGGGTCGGCTCGACTCTCGCCCACATCCTCGAAGACAGCGGCCATTCCGTCGCCATCATCGACCGCGACCCGCAGGCGTTTCGGCGGCTGCGCGCCGGATTCCGGGGGCGGCGGGTGACCGGCATCGGCTTCGATCGCGACGTGCTCACCGAGGCCGGCATCGAGTCCGCCGCCGCGTACGTCGCGGTCTCCAGCGGCGACAACTCCAACATCATCTCCGCCCGCGTGGCCCGCGAGACGTTCGGCGTGGACAACGTGGTCGCCCGCATCTACGACCCCCGCCGGGCCGAGGTCTACCAGCGGCTGGGCATCCCCACGGTGGCGACCGTCCGCTGGACGGCCGACCAGATCATGCGGCGCATCCTGCCCGAGGGCGCCGAGCCCCTCTGGCGCGACCCCACGGGCACCGTCATCCTGGCCGAGGTCACCGCGCACTCCGACTGGATCGGCACCCGCGTCGTCGACCTCGAATCACGCGTACGCACGCGCGTCGCCTTCATCAACCGCATGGGCGAGGCCCTGACCATCACGGACGACTCCGTGGTGCAGGAGGGCGACGTGCTGCACGTGATCGCCGCGGAGAACGACATGGACCGCGTCAACAAGGTGCTCGCCGCGGCACCGGAAGAGGAGGAGTGA